The Marinifilum sp. JC120 genome segment AACCGCAATAAGCTACGCCCCGGTAATAAGGTCGACGGTCCGGCTGTTATCATTGAATACAGCTCCACTCTGGTTATCCCGCCCTTTGCCAAGGGTGAGGTAGATCCTTACGGCAACCTTATTTTCGACATCGAGTAGTCAGGAGGTTTATATATAATGAATGTGAATCCGATCCTCCTTGAGGTTTTCAAGAACAGGTTTGCGGCTATTTCCGAGGAAATGGGTGTAACCCTGACCCGTACCGCTTTCTCTCCCAACATCAAGGAACGCCGCGATCTTTCTTGCGCAGTCTTTGATCATAAAGGCGACATGGTAGCGCAGGCCGCGCATATTCCGGTGCATCTCGGCTCCATGCCCCTTTCCGTGAAATCCGCCATTGAGAATAGCGATTTCAAAGAAGGCGACATGGTTATGCTCAATGATCCTTTCAAGGGCGGAACCCATCTGCCGGACATCACCCTAGTGGCTCCGGTTTTCTGTGACGGTTCCACTGAGCCTTCTTTTTACGTTGCCAACCGGGCCCATCATTCCGATGTGGGCGGCATGGCTTCCGGTTCCATGCCTCTTTCCACTTCTCTTTATCAGGAAGGGATTATCATTCCTCCGGTAAAGGTCGTTGAAAATGGTGAGATAGTTTCCGGTGTAATGACTTTGTTGCTCAACAACGTGCGTACCCCGGTGGAACGTGAGGGTGATTTTGCAGCCCAGATTATGGCTAACCTGACCGGAGTTACCCGTCTTAAGGAACTCATCGAGAAGTACGGTCTCGCGAAAGTTGATTTTTACGCAGCCAGTCTGAATGATTATGCTGAATCCATCACCCGCAACACCATCAAGTCCATCCCGGACGGAACCTACCAGTTCACCGATTACATGGATGGTGACGGTGTGGATTGCGAAAATGTACCCATCTCCGTGACCATGGAAGTAAAGGGCGACAGTGCCAAGCTCGATTTCACCGCG includes the following:
- a CDS encoding hydantoinase B/oxoprolinase family protein is translated as MNVNPILLEVFKNRFAAISEEMGVTLTRTAFSPNIKERRDLSCAVFDHKGDMVAQAAHIPVHLGSMPLSVKSAIENSDFKEGDMVMLNDPFKGGTHLPDITLVAPVFCDGSTEPSFYVANRAHHSDVGGMASGSMPLSTSLYQEGIIIPPVKVVENGEIVSGVMTLLLNNVRTPVEREGDFAAQIMANLTGVTRLKELIEKYGLAKVDFYAASLNDYAESITRNTIKSIPDGTYQFTDYMDGDGVDCENVPISVTMEVKGDSAKLDFTASGDQVTGSVNAVRSITLSAVLYVFRSLIEGDVPTNAGILRPIEVLTRKGSILDANFPAAVAGGNVETSQRVVDVVLGALAEAIPQRIPAASQGTMNNMTIGGMDERTGKPFAYYETLAGGMGASASCRGEHATHSHMTNTLNTPVEALEYSYPFRVKTYCIRKNTGGAGKIPGGDGLVREIELLSGCEITVLSERRVNAPYGLQGGSPGTPGKNILIRDGEEIQKPGKFHSPLKKGDIIRMETPGGGGWGK